One Candidatus Culexarchaeum yellowstonense genomic region harbors:
- a CDS encoding TIGR04076 family protein: MLEVEVVEVRGRCPVHRVGDRIVIDGPRIVLEETDALCIHALSVILHYAVALDEGADPVKLGLTKPEDKEHAYLQCVDPWKPYTEGGTVIFRVRRVK, from the coding sequence ATGTTGGAGGTAGAGGTTGTTGAAGTTAGGGGGAGGTGCCCAGTACATAGGGTTGGAGATAGAATTGTAATTGATGGTCCAAGGATTGTTTTGGAGGAGACGGATGCACTCTGCATACATGCCCTCTCAGTCATATTGCATTATGCTGTTGCATTGGATGAGGGGGCTGACCCAGTTAAACTAGGCTTAACCAAGCCTGAAGATAAAGAGCATGCCTATCTCCAATGTGTTGATCCATGGAAGCCATACACTGAAGGTGGAACAGTCATATTTAGGGTGAGGAGGGTAAAGTGA